One part of the Chryseobacterium mulctrae genome encodes these proteins:
- a CDS encoding heavy metal translocating P-type ATPase: MEHKHIYDENGKQLCCTPQEGKIYKDAGAKKLVEEDGCCAPKKKTEDHQHTDDDGHDHAETDKTAFQMFLPAIISLVLLLAGIALDNYIKPEWFKDWVRIVWYGVAYLPVGLPVLKEAFESIKQGDVFSEFFLMSIATIGAFIIGEFPEGVAVMLFYAVGEVFQTLAVSRAKTNIKALLDQRPDEVTIIENNQPKKIKAAEAKIGDTIQLKSGEKLALDGELISDSASFNTAALTGESKPDSKNKGETVLAGMINMNSVALIKVNTAYEDSKLSKILELVQNATAQKAPTELFIRKFARIYTPIVVALAVLICLVPYFFVDDYVFRDWLYRALIFLVISCPCALVISIPLGYFGGIGAASRNGILFKGSNFLDKIAEIQNVVMDKTGTMTEGVFKVQDVTIKEGFDKDEILQLVNVVESKSTHPVATAVHEFVGEINNSINLEDTEEIAGHGLKARANGKEILVGNFKLLDKFKIGYDVDPSKIVYTVIAIAYDGKFAGFITIADRIKDDAKQAVEKLHSLNVKATMLSGDKTTVVKYVAEQIGIDNAFGDLLPEDKVNKVKEIKARNESVAFVGDGVNDAPVVALSDVGIAMGGLGSDATIETADVVIQDDKPSKIPMAINIGKKTKRIVWQNIILAFVVKAIVLVLGAGGLATMWEAVFADVGVALIAILNAVRIQRMKF; the protein is encoded by the coding sequence ATGGAACATAAACACATCTACGACGAAAATGGAAAGCAGCTCTGCTGTACTCCACAGGAAGGCAAAATCTATAAAGATGCTGGAGCCAAAAAATTAGTTGAAGAAGACGGATGCTGCGCTCCAAAGAAGAAAACGGAAGATCATCAACATACAGATGATGATGGACATGATCATGCAGAAACTGATAAAACAGCGTTTCAGATGTTCTTGCCTGCGATTATTTCTTTGGTATTGTTATTAGCAGGCATTGCATTGGACAATTACATTAAGCCTGAATGGTTTAAAGACTGGGTACGTATTGTCTGGTACGGTGTTGCTTATCTACCGGTAGGCCTACCGGTTTTAAAAGAGGCATTTGAAAGTATCAAACAAGGTGATGTGTTTTCAGAATTTTTCCTTATGAGCATTGCAACGATAGGGGCTTTCATTATCGGAGAATTTCCTGAAGGAGTAGCGGTTATGTTGTTCTATGCAGTAGGAGAGGTTTTTCAGACTCTGGCTGTGTCGAGAGCTAAAACCAATATTAAGGCTCTTTTAGATCAACGTCCTGATGAGGTAACGATTATTGAAAATAATCAGCCTAAAAAAATCAAAGCTGCCGAAGCCAAAATCGGGGATACGATTCAGTTAAAATCAGGAGAAAAACTGGCATTGGACGGAGAACTGATCTCCGATTCTGCGTCTTTCAATACCGCAGCGTTAACAGGAGAGAGCAAACCTGATTCTAAAAATAAAGGTGAAACAGTTTTAGCCGGAATGATCAATATGAACAGCGTAGCTTTGATTAAGGTTAATACAGCTTATGAGGATAGCAAACTCAGTAAGATCCTTGAACTGGTACAAAATGCAACAGCTCAAAAAGCTCCGACTGAACTTTTTATCAGAAAATTTGCAAGAATTTACACCCCAATTGTGGTTGCATTAGCTGTTTTGATCTGCTTAGTACCTTATTTCTTTGTTGATGATTATGTTTTCAGAGATTGGTTGTACAGAGCATTGATTTTCTTAGTTATATCTTGTCCGTGTGCATTGGTGATCTCTATCCCGCTTGGCTATTTTGGAGGTATCGGAGCAGCGAGCCGCAATGGTATATTATTTAAAGGAAGCAACTTTTTGGATAAGATCGCTGAGATTCAGAATGTGGTAATGGATAAGACCGGAACTATGACAGAAGGTGTTTTCAAAGTTCAGGACGTTACCATTAAAGAAGGATTTGACAAAGATGAGATTCTCCAATTGGTCAATGTTGTTGAAAGTAAAAGTACCCATCCTGTGGCTACTGCTGTTCACGAGTTTGTAGGAGAGATCAACAATTCGATCAATTTAGAGGATACTGAAGAAATTGCAGGGCATGGGCTTAAAGCGAGAGCTAATGGGAAGGAAATCCTGGTGGGTAATTTTAAACTATTGGATAAATTTAAGATCGGTTATGATGTAGACCCATCCAAAATCGTATATACGGTGATAGCTATCGCATATGATGGAAAATTTGCAGGATTCATTACGATTGCCGACCGAATCAAGGACGATGCAAAGCAAGCAGTTGAAAAACTTCATAGCTTGAATGTAAAAGCGACTATGCTAAGTGGTGACAAGACAACTGTAGTAAAATATGTGGCTGAGCAGATCGGTATTGACAATGCTTTTGGAGACCTGCTTCCGGAAGATAAGGTCAACAAGGTCAAAGAAATCAAAGCAAGAAATGAAAGTGTGGCTTTTGTTGGTGATGGTGTAAATGATGCGCCTGTAGTAGCATTAAGTGATGTTGGAATAGCAATGGGTGGACTTGGCAGCGATGCGACCATCGAAACTGCCGATGTTGTGATCCAGGATGATAAACCATCAAAAATACCTATGGCGATCAATATTGGAAAGAAGACCAAAAGGATCGTCTGGCAGAATATCATTCTTGCCTTTGTTGTAAAAGCCATCGTGCTCGTACTTGGAGCTGGTGGACTGGCTACGATGTGGGAAGCTGTATTTGCTGATGTGGGAGTTGCTTTGATTGCAATACTCAATGCAGTCAGGATTCAAAGAATGAAATTTTAA
- a CDS encoding bestrophin family protein, whose protein sequence is MLLNKKISIWYFIDQIKSQILLIVILAVGIGLLDLHPIFKKISIPLSIPAILGTAVSLLLAFRTAQSYERWWEARTVWGAIVNDSRSLIRLIIQFIPQDSADVKIFAERQIVWVYALGEALRKQPFSGKVGEYLNMHQINAVNIPNAILDEHSYHLRQIAEKGLVSDFKEVQLNEVLMRLCDNMGKCERLKNTVFPRAYSILLHTLIYVFAFILPFGLEDSQLTLEIITTITIPLLFIAIEKTAIIMQDPFENTPVDTPMTSIAQTIEINILQMIKENDIPVKKENNTYFEM, encoded by the coding sequence ATGTTACTAAACAAGAAAATTTCAATCTGGTATTTTATTGATCAAATTAAAAGCCAAATATTACTGATTGTTATACTTGCTGTAGGTATAGGTTTGTTGGATCTGCATCCTATTTTCAAAAAAATATCAATTCCATTAAGCATTCCCGCAATTTTAGGAACTGCTGTATCACTGCTACTTGCATTTAGGACGGCGCAGTCATACGAGAGATGGTGGGAAGCAAGAACCGTTTGGGGTGCTATTGTTAATGATTCCAGGTCTCTTATCCGATTAATTATTCAGTTCATTCCTCAGGATAGTGCGGACGTTAAAATATTTGCAGAAAGACAAATCGTATGGGTCTATGCGTTAGGCGAAGCATTAAGAAAACAGCCTTTTTCCGGTAAAGTAGGGGAGTATTTGAATATGCATCAGATTAACGCTGTTAATATACCCAATGCAATTTTGGATGAACATTCTTATCACTTAAGACAAATAGCCGAAAAAGGATTGGTATCAGATTTCAAGGAGGTTCAGCTTAACGAAGTTCTCATGAGGCTGTGTGACAATATGGGAAAATGTGAAAGATTGAAAAATACGGTATTTCCACGTGCCTATAGTATTTTACTGCATACTCTTATATATGTTTTTGCTTTTATACTCCCTTTCGGATTGGAAGATTCCCAGCTCACCTTGGAAATTATTACAACGATCACTATTCCTCTGCTATTTATAGCCATTGAGAAAACAGCAATCATCATGCAGGATCCTTTCGAGAATACTCCTGTGGATACGCCAATGACATCTATTGCACAAACTATAGAAATCAATATTTTACAGATGATCAAAGAAAATGATATTCCTGTTAAAAAAGAAAATAATACTTACTTCGAAATGTAG
- a CDS encoding LTA synthase family protein, producing MTFFCFNVAVLILLFSFFAEVTFWQEFESRFNFIAVDYLVYTYEVINNINESYPLPLLITAMLIMTSLVFLLFYKRHYFTDNFKGSTPFLQRFFIFFGLLFISVIYAFFIDNSLAENSENRYRNELSKSGIYSFFSAYKNNEINYEHFYKLIDNRVAFNIVRTDLQESNSDYLSNDFSILRNIKGADSYEKPNVIMITLESFSADFMKTFGNNQNLTPTLDSLANQSILFTNMYATGTRTVRGMEALSLAVPPTPGNSIVRRKENDNLSTVGSIFSQKGYDTSFLYGGDGYFDNMNNYFGNNGYTIVDRKRNSFVGEDYQSPRIPIEDKEVTFENAWGISDENLYDQVIKQADQKFAAGKPFYDFVMNTSNHRPYTYPEGKIDIPSGSGREGAVKYTDYAIGQFFKKIKNKSWYKNTIVIIVADHCASSAGKNDIDVAKYHIPAMIVNLNDNEPFRIEKMCSQIDLYPTLFALLGWTYQSNLYGKNVLGESYIPRIFVSTYQKLGYMENNKLVILGPQQKTETYLYDKEKNKQNPEMLSEQYVKKAIANYQSAYYLFKNEGLKQKRIKKGNITTTR from the coding sequence ATGACTTTTTTTTGCTTTAATGTAGCTGTGCTTATATTGTTGTTTTCATTTTTTGCTGAAGTAACATTCTGGCAGGAATTTGAAAGCCGGTTTAATTTTATTGCAGTTGATTATCTGGTTTATACCTATGAAGTAATCAATAATATTAATGAATCATATCCTTTGCCATTGCTCATTACAGCCATGTTAATAATGACTTCTTTGGTGTTTTTACTTTTCTATAAAAGGCATTACTTCACAGATAATTTTAAGGGCAGTACACCTTTTTTACAAAGATTCTTTATCTTTTTCGGATTGCTTTTCATTTCAGTCATTTATGCATTTTTTATTGACAACAGTTTAGCAGAGAATAGCGAAAACAGGTATCGGAATGAGCTGTCAAAATCAGGAATCTATTCTTTTTTTTCTGCATATAAAAATAACGAGATCAATTATGAACACTTCTATAAACTCATCGATAATAGGGTGGCGTTTAATATTGTGAGAACTGATCTCCAGGAATCTAACTCAGATTACTTATCAAATGATTTCTCAATCTTACGTAACATTAAGGGAGCTGACTCCTATGAGAAGCCCAATGTTATTATGATCACATTGGAAAGTTTCAGTGCAGACTTTATGAAAACATTTGGCAACAATCAGAATCTGACACCTACGTTGGACTCATTGGCGAATCAAAGCATTTTATTTACCAATATGTATGCTACCGGAACAAGAACCGTGCGAGGAATGGAGGCACTTTCACTTGCCGTTCCGCCTACACCGGGGAATAGTATTGTCCGCAGGAAAGAAAATGATAATCTGAGCACTGTAGGATCGATCTTCAGTCAAAAGGGATATGATACTTCTTTCTTATATGGTGGTGATGGTTATTTTGATAATATGAATAATTATTTCGGTAATAATGGATACACAATTGTAGACCGGAAAAGAAATTCTTTTGTAGGGGAAGATTATCAGTCTCCAAGAATACCAATAGAAGACAAGGAGGTCACTTTTGAAAATGCCTGGGGTATTAGTGATGAAAATCTTTATGATCAGGTGATAAAGCAAGCAGATCAAAAATTTGCAGCGGGGAAACCTTTTTACGATTTTGTAATGAACACTTCCAATCATCGTCCTTATACATATCCTGAAGGAAAGATTGATATTCCCTCGGGATCGGGAAGGGAAGGCGCCGTGAAATACACAGATTATGCGATCGGTCAGTTTTTTAAAAAGATAAAGAATAAATCCTGGTACAAAAATACCATTGTTATAATTGTTGCAGATCATTGTGCCAGCAGTGCGGGCAAGAACGATATCGATGTCGCAAAATACCATATCCCTGCAATGATTGTCAACCTGAACGACAACGAACCATTCAGAATTGAAAAAATGTGCTCTCAGATCGATTTGTATCCAACACTTTTCGCACTTTTAGGTTGGACATATCAGAGTAATCTTTATGGTAAAAATGTTTTAGGCGAAAGCTATATTCCAAGAATATTTGTAAGTACCTATCAGAAACTTGGATATATGGAAAACAACAAATTGGTTATTCTAGGTCCACAGCAAAAAACAGAGACGTATTTGTATGACAAGGAGAAAAATAAACAAAATCCAGAGATGCTGTCTGAACAGTATGTAAAAAAAGCGATAGCAAATTATCAGTCGGCCTACTATCTTTTCAAGAATGAAGGATTAAAACAGAAGCGGATTAAAAAGGGAAATATAACCACAACTAGATAA
- a CDS encoding phosphatase PAP2 family protein, protein MWTYVKKNSILILLLKFSLSIYAQDSLSLQKTAQQDSLIIRDDTLDYKKLIVPVSLISAGAIGFTIPEIKKFDYDVRREVNDHTLNNSKLDNYTLFVPAALVYGLNIAGVRGKHNLKDRTIILATSQAILLAIVIPSKSLIGRERPDQSNYMSFPSGHAAIAFSTAQFMFREYRDSNYWISLSGYPFAIFTSVYRIINNKHWVTDVLSGAGIGIFSTEIAYWLYPKIKTLFKSKNEKTLSMISPYFQKSYQQKSLGLNYQLFF, encoded by the coding sequence ATGTGGACTTATGTAAAAAAAAACTCAATACTAATCCTTTTACTGAAATTCTCTCTAAGTATTTATGCTCAGGATAGTTTGTCATTGCAAAAAACTGCTCAACAAGATTCTTTAATAATAAGAGATGATACTTTGGATTATAAAAAACTTATTGTTCCGGTTAGCTTGATATCGGCAGGTGCAATTGGTTTTACAATTCCTGAAATCAAAAAGTTTGATTATGATGTGAGAAGGGAGGTAAACGATCATACATTAAACAATTCAAAATTAGACAACTATACCTTATTTGTACCAGCTGCGCTCGTTTATGGTTTAAACATAGCGGGTGTTCGAGGGAAACATAACTTAAAAGATCGAACGATCATTTTAGCAACATCACAAGCTATCTTATTGGCAATAGTTATTCCTTCAAAATCATTGATCGGCAGGGAGCGGCCTGATCAATCAAATTATATGTCATTTCCCTCAGGTCATGCAGCGATCGCATTTTCAACTGCACAGTTTATGTTCAGAGAATATAGGGACAGCAATTATTGGATCAGTCTGTCAGGATATCCGTTTGCCATTTTTACTAGTGTGTACAGAATCATCAATAATAAGCATTGGGTTACAGATGTCCTGTCTGGTGCTGGTATCGGAATTTTTTCTACTGAGATAGCATATTGGTTATATCCAAAGATCAAAACTTTATTTAAAAGTAAGAATGAAAAAACATTATCTATGATTTCTCCTTATTTCCAGAAGAGTTATCAGCAGAAAAGTTTGGGTTTGAATTACCAGCTATTTTTTTAA
- a CDS encoding TonB-dependent receptor has protein sequence MKKLFLSVIAVFGVYSFSNAQVGKIQKISLGTDFALPLGDSGDTYSFGYGASAKGEFKLMEKLNLTASAGYMHFSLKKDIRDLLKYFGDDTKGSGAIPLKVGATYYFLQKLYVGAEAGAAISTDEEGGTAFTYTPTVGTNIRISEKYGLDIGLRFEGWSRNGINQNFIGLRTAFAFKP, from the coding sequence ATGAAAAAATTATTCTTATCAGTTATTGCAGTATTTGGCGTCTATTCTTTCAGTAATGCGCAAGTCGGCAAAATTCAAAAGATAAGCTTGGGGACAGACTTTGCATTGCCATTGGGAGATTCCGGAGATACATATAGTTTTGGTTATGGAGCTTCTGCAAAGGGTGAGTTCAAACTTATGGAAAAACTAAATCTTACAGCTTCTGCAGGTTATATGCATTTTTCATTAAAAAAAGATATTCGTGACCTTCTAAAATATTTTGGTGATGATACTAAAGGTAGTGGTGCAATTCCATTAAAAGTAGGGGCTACATATTATTTTCTTCAAAAATTATATGTAGGGGCAGAGGCTGGTGCAGCTATAAGTACTGATGAAGAAGGCGGTACAGCATTTACTTATACTCCAACAGTTGGAACAAATATCCGCATTTCTGAAAAATACGGCCTTGATATAGGCTTACGTTTTGAAGGATGGTCAAGAAATGGTATTAACCAAAATTTTATAGGGCTTAGAACTGCTTTTGCTTTTAAACCTTAA
- a CDS encoding MgtC/SapB family protein gives MDLKFELLLAGKLLLALFFGAIIGFERETAHKDAGVRTFGVLCMASCLFVAVASHLTDDKSAIARMLAAIPAGLGFIGAGLAFKDSSKSMQGLTTSTALWAASAIGSALALNMFLLSFLATVLTLFILSINKFGWYKKILKTGRQSDQDIYIK, from the coding sequence ATGGATCTAAAATTTGAACTTTTACTTGCCGGAAAATTATTATTAGCACTGTTTTTTGGCGCGATAATAGGTTTCGAAAGAGAAACTGCCCATAAAGATGCAGGGGTTCGCACTTTTGGCGTTCTCTGTATGGCTTCTTGCTTATTTGTGGCAGTTGCCTCGCATCTTACAGATGATAAATCTGCAATAGCGAGAATGTTGGCGGCGATACCTGCCGGTTTAGGATTTATCGGAGCTGGACTGGCATTTAAAGATAGTTCCAAAAGCATGCAGGGGCTTACAACATCCACTGCTTTATGGGCTGCATCGGCAATAGGATCTGCCCTTGCACTGAACATGTTTTTGTTATCTTTTTTAGCAACTGTTCTTACCTTGTTCATCTTAAGTATTAACAAATTTGGCTGGTATAAAAAAATTCTAAAAACCGGAAGACAATCAGACCAGGATATATATATAAAGTAA
- a CDS encoding QcrA and Rieske domain-containing protein, whose product MDRLEFLKKCSLVCLGFTAIPPILSGCISNKMISGAIKDDYIILPLEDFMDTKYPDKKLSYVIIQNESLKYPICVFRFSETEYEALWMQCTHQGSQLQVFGDKLQCPAHGSEFSNQGLVQNGPADQTLRKFPVYIESDFLKISLKKPV is encoded by the coding sequence ATGGACAGACTTGAATTTCTCAAAAAATGCAGTTTGGTCTGTTTAGGCTTTACTGCAATTCCTCCCATTCTTTCAGGGTGTATAAGCAATAAAATGATTTCAGGAGCGATTAAAGACGATTATATCATATTGCCTTTGGAGGATTTTATGGATACAAAATATCCTGACAAAAAATTATCCTATGTAATTATTCAAAATGAATCTCTCAAATATCCCATTTGTGTATTTCGTTTTTCGGAAACTGAGTATGAAGCATTATGGATGCAATGTACCCATCAGGGTAGCCAGTTACAAGTATTTGGAGATAAGCTACAGTGTCCTGCACATGGTAGTGAATTTTCCAACCAAGGTTTAGTACAAAACGGTCCTGCTGATCAGACCTTAAGAAAATTTCCAGTATACATAGAATCGGATTTTTTGAAAATTTCTTTAAAAAAACCGGTATGA
- a CDS encoding cation diffusion facilitator family transporter has protein sequence MSDTNKQTGSASSRHKKNLLIVLALSGTYLIAEVIGGIATKSLALLADAAHMLTDVVGLLLAFIAIKIGERKASPEKTFGYYRTEILAAVINAVVLLGISLFVLYEAFQRFKNPPEVQSGSMMIVAGIGFVVNIIGILIIRKDSNESLNMKGAYFEVLSDMLTSVGVMIAGVIMLTTQWYYADPIISAAIGLLIIPRTLKLLMEAVNVLLEGTPKDVDISKLRSSLEELSGIKEIHDLHVWSLTSGVNAMSAHVIADDNKNRNELLQILIDKATTDFKITHTTFQIEYEGYDETEIHL, from the coding sequence ATGAGCGACACAAATAAACAGACTGGATCTGCATCAAGCAGACATAAGAAAAATTTACTCATCGTCCTAGCACTAAGTGGTACTTATCTTATTGCTGAAGTCATTGGAGGAATTGCAACAAAAAGTCTTGCATTGCTTGCGGATGCTGCTCACATGCTAACAGATGTTGTCGGTTTACTCCTAGCATTTATTGCAATCAAAATTGGTGAGAGAAAGGCTAGTCCTGAAAAAACATTTGGGTACTATCGCACAGAGATTTTGGCTGCTGTGATTAATGCTGTTGTGCTATTGGGTATCTCATTATTTGTTTTATATGAGGCATTTCAAAGATTTAAAAATCCTCCTGAAGTGCAAAGTGGCTCCATGATGATCGTTGCAGGAATTGGTTTTGTGGTCAATATCATCGGTATCCTTATCATAAGAAAGGACTCCAATGAAAGTCTTAATATGAAAGGTGCTTATTTTGAGGTCTTGTCGGATATGCTGACATCCGTAGGAGTAATGATCGCAGGTGTGATAATGCTGACAACACAATGGTATTACGCAGATCCGATCATTTCTGCGGCAATAGGTCTATTAATCATTCCCAGAACCTTAAAGTTGCTTATGGAAGCGGTTAATGTCTTATTGGAAGGTACACCGAAAGATGTAGATATCAGCAAGCTTCGATCTTCACTGGAAGAACTTTCGGGAATCAAGGAAATCCACGATCTACATGTCTGGTCGCTTACATCAGGCGTTAATGCCATGAGCGCACATGTGATTGCAGATGATAACAAAAATCGCAATGAACTCCTGCAAATATTAATAGATAAAGCAACGACAGATTTTAAAATAACCCATACCACTTTTCAAATCGAATATGAAGGTTATGATGAAACTGAAATACACTTGTAG
- a CDS encoding site-specific integrase, whose product MNTKLSILFYIKRAKTTSQGKSPIYLRVTVDSKRTEFSIKRFVETHKWSSEQNKMKGNSEESRTLNTYLDILKSRIYEIQKDLIHSDKEVNGEAIKNILLGIDERKRMLIPIFQEHNSRMEALLGKEYAKGTLTRYKTCLSHIKEFLKWKFNISDIEITEIDHAFIYDFEFFLRTEKSCANNSAVKYVKNFGKIIRICLANKWMIHDPFLGYNSKFVEVNRGFLDEEELARLQNKVLKIERIALVRDVFLFSCYTGLSFIDAWNLSKDNIGTGIDGNKWIFTARQKTKIASHIPLLPIAEDIIKKYEKHPMCAISGKLLPVLSNQKMNAYLKEIADLCDISKELTFHIARHTFATTVTLSNGVPIESVSKMLGHKSIKTTQHYAKILDKKVSEDMLILKNKLQNKAEVKEISC is encoded by the coding sequence ATGAACACAAAGCTTTCAATTCTCTTTTATATCAAAAGAGCAAAAACAACATCCCAAGGAAAATCTCCAATCTATTTACGTGTAACTGTTGACAGCAAAAGAACAGAATTTAGCATCAAAAGATTTGTTGAAACTCATAAATGGAGTTCCGAACAAAACAAGATGAAAGGCAATTCTGAAGAATCCAGAACGCTTAATACCTATTTGGATATACTCAAATCCAGAATTTATGAAATTCAGAAAGACCTCATCCATTCTGATAAAGAAGTCAATGGAGAAGCTATTAAAAATATACTGTTGGGAATTGATGAAAGAAAGCGAATGCTTATTCCGATTTTTCAGGAGCATAATAGCAGAATGGAGGCATTGCTGGGAAAAGAATATGCAAAAGGAACTTTGACGAGATATAAAACCTGTCTGAGCCATATCAAAGAATTCCTAAAATGGAAGTTTAATATTTCGGATATCGAGATTACAGAGATAGATCACGCTTTCATTTATGACTTTGAGTTTTTCCTGAGAACAGAAAAATCCTGCGCTAATAATTCAGCAGTTAAGTATGTCAAAAATTTTGGTAAAATTATTAGAATATGCTTAGCTAATAAGTGGATGATTCACGATCCTTTTTTAGGATATAATTCTAAATTCGTTGAGGTAAACAGAGGTTTTTTGGATGAAGAAGAACTAGCACGTTTGCAAAATAAAGTACTGAAGATAGAACGCATTGCTTTGGTTCGTGATGTCTTTCTTTTTAGTTGCTATACAGGGCTTTCATTCATCGATGCGTGGAATCTTTCAAAAGACAATATCGGAACTGGAATTGATGGGAATAAATGGATTTTTACCGCTCGTCAGAAAACAAAGATAGCTTCTCATATACCTTTGCTCCCTATTGCCGAAGATATTATAAAGAAATATGAAAAACATCCGATGTGTGCAATTTCCGGCAAACTGCTTCCTGTTCTCAGTAATCAGAAAATGAATGCCTATCTTAAAGAAATTGCGGATTTGTGCGACATATCTAAAGAACTCACTTTTCACATTGCCAGACACACATTTGCAACAACAGTAACGCTCTCCAATGGCGTACCTATTGAAAGCGTGAGCAAAATGCTTGGTCACAAAAGCATCAAGACTACTCAACATTATGCAAAAATTCTGGATAAGAAAGTGAGTGAGGATATGTTAATATTAAAGAATAAGCTTCAAAATAAAGCAGAGGTTAAGGAGATTTCCTGTTAG
- a CDS encoding di-heme oxidoredictase family protein encodes MSKRYIPIIIIFYLLFLIVQACDKLQPEAIDESELLDGSIVGLSYAENQQFLRGDIAFNDETFTVGKGLGPTFVATSCGSCHAGDGKGTPFTTLIRFGQTDETGNLFLLLGGPQLQNRAIPGYTPEAIPPGATFSKFTPPANTGLGFIELVSDMDILAMADPCDTNNDGISGVPNYIDLPAYQAPFFFAVTKGGKYIGRFGKKASTYSLLQQTVNAYNQDMGITSTFNPHDVYSGMNVDPEVSDKTIADVVFYLRTLKTPIQRDAENSIIKQGQTIFSQISCNKCHVPELKTSSSSISPLSNKKFYPYTDLLLHDMGASLDDNYTEGTAKTYEWRTPALWGLGLSPKSQGGQYFLMHDGRAKSIEEAIQLHGGEAATSRTNYTQLPVQEKEAIIKFLKSL; translated from the coding sequence GTGAGCAAGAGATATATACCTATTATTATAATTTTCTATCTTCTTTTTCTGATCGTACAAGCTTGTGATAAACTTCAGCCTGAAGCGATAGATGAGAGTGAATTACTTGATGGCTCCATTGTGGGGTTATCATATGCTGAAAACCAACAATTTTTGCGAGGGGATATCGCCTTTAACGATGAAACCTTCACGGTCGGGAAAGGTCTTGGTCCAACCTTCGTGGCAACAAGTTGTGGAAGCTGTCATGCTGGTGATGGAAAAGGGACTCCCTTTACTACTCTTATACGTTTTGGACAGACTGACGAAACAGGAAATTTATTTTTGCTTTTAGGTGGTCCTCAATTGCAAAATAGGGCGATACCAGGTTATACTCCGGAAGCAATTCCTCCCGGAGCAACATTTTCTAAATTTACTCCGCCTGCCAATACCGGATTAGGTTTTATTGAATTGGTTTCTGATATGGATATTTTGGCAATGGCTGACCCTTGTGATACAAATAATGATGGCATCTCAGGAGTCCCCAATTATATTGATCTTCCGGCATATCAAGCACCATTCTTCTTTGCTGTAACAAAAGGAGGGAAGTATATCGGAAGATTTGGTAAAAAGGCATCCACATACAGTTTACTACAACAAACCGTTAATGCTTACAATCAAGATATGGGCATTACTTCAACTTTTAATCCTCACGATGTTTATTCAGGAATGAATGTTGATCCCGAAGTTTCTGATAAGACCATCGCAGATGTTGTATTTTATCTTCGTACATTGAAAACACCTATTCAGCGAGACGCAGAAAATAGTATCATTAAACAAGGTCAGACTATATTTTCTCAGATAAGTTGTAATAAATGTCATGTCCCGGAACTGAAAACTTCATCCTCCTCAATTTCACCATTATCCAATAAAAAGTTTTATCCGTACACAGACTTATTACTTCATGATATGGGTGCTTCTTTGGATGACAACTATACGGAAGGCACTGCGAAAACTTATGAATGGCGTACGCCTGCACTGTGGGGGTTAGGTTTATCTCCAAAATCACAAGGCGGTCAATACTTCTTAATGCATGATGGCAGGGCAAAAAGTATAGAAGAAGCAATACAGCTTCACGGGGGAGAGGCTGCAACCAGCAGAACCAATTACACTCAATTACCAGTCCAAGAAAAAGAAGCTATTATTAAATTTTTGAAATCCTTATAA